In Bacteroidota bacterium, the genomic stretch TTTGAATCATCTGTATCCACACCGATGTAGGTTACTGAACCTTTACCAATTTTATGTTTCACGACAGCTGCTTTGCCTTTATAAAACTGGTTGTCATAAGTTGCAAGCACTTCCGTGTTTTTATCCGCCATAAGCAGATCTGCCCAATTATTCCAATTGTAATGGTTTGATTTCATCAGGACCTCACCGTTTTTATAAGACGAAAGCATATCGGTTGTTTTCACATGAGCCCCGATTAGGCCGGATATTGGCGCTGCAATTTCGCCCTCCCAGAAATGCCC encodes the following:
- a CDS encoding beta-galactosidase trimerization domain-containing protein; this translates as GHFWEGEIAAPISGLIGAHVKTTDMLSSYKNGEVLMKSNHYNWNNWADLLMADKNTEVLATYDNQFYKGKAAVVKHKIGKGSVTYIGVDTDDSKLEKDILRDTYRETGATTEDYPQGVYVYWRDGFYIAVNYSSDNYTMNLPASAKILFGENVLKPAGVLVWSE